One Cohnella candidum genomic region harbors:
- a CDS encoding extracellular solute-binding protein yields the protein MRKHWKKTALIATIAAGLTLAGCTSGSGDKKESEPSASSSTGNAVSESGFPLVKEPITLKMFTRIAPANGPFKDMPVFQDYEKMTNVHVEFTEAPTDGFQEKKNLLFASNELPDAIYRSALSPLEATRYGAAGQLIPLEDLIDKYAPNLKALMEQYPEIRAGITTPEGHIYAIPGIVTLGSARTDKKWINQAWLKKLNLKVPETTDELYETLKAFRDQDPNGNGQKDEIPMTARAGGNGQGLPIVNMMSGSFGLDQQLGYNINIANDKVEIWMGSDRNKELLMYLNKLYKEKLLDPQLFSQKEAEYLAKQGSGKTGFFFDQTNNNFLPIQNQYVGIAPPAGPHGDRLQAQTAPIARDFGAFAITSENKYPEITMRWIDYFYSDAGSTLLRFGREGEQYELKDGIPYYKDDFLAKEGAQGKMTPYAGGGAPHIISEKVASFINPPQVQEAQKQLDPYMPKVKYGAPMFDEQTAQEVNLLRNDLDKYYEEQSTKFIAGALSFDKWEEFQSTLKKLKIDQLQKYYQDAYDKMKQ from the coding sequence ATGCGCAAGCACTGGAAAAAAACGGCGTTGATCGCGACGATCGCAGCCGGTCTGACGCTGGCCGGATGCACTTCCGGATCCGGCGATAAGAAGGAGTCGGAACCGTCTGCATCTTCGTCGACAGGGAATGCCGTCAGTGAGAGCGGTTTCCCGCTCGTCAAGGAACCGATCACGCTCAAGATGTTCACCCGGATCGCCCCGGCAAACGGCCCGTTCAAGGATATGCCGGTGTTCCAGGATTACGAGAAAATGACGAACGTGCACGTGGAGTTCACGGAAGCGCCGACGGACGGCTTCCAAGAAAAGAAGAACCTGCTGTTCGCTTCGAACGAGCTGCCCGACGCGATCTACCGTTCGGCTCTTTCCCCGCTGGAAGCGACCCGTTACGGGGCCGCCGGACAATTGATTCCGCTGGAAGATTTGATCGATAAATACGCGCCGAATTTGAAAGCCCTCATGGAACAATATCCCGAAATCCGCGCAGGCATCACGACCCCGGAAGGCCACATCTATGCGATCCCGGGCATCGTGACGCTGGGCTCCGCGCGTACGGACAAAAAATGGATCAACCAGGCCTGGCTGAAGAAGCTGAACCTGAAAGTGCCGGAGACGACGGATGAGCTCTATGAGACGCTTAAAGCGTTCCGCGATCAGGATCCGAACGGCAACGGCCAGAAAGACGAGATTCCGATGACTGCCCGTGCCGGCGGGAATGGCCAAGGGTTGCCGATCGTCAACATGATGAGCGGCTCGTTCGGTCTGGATCAGCAGCTTGGCTACAACATCAATATCGCGAACGATAAAGTCGAGATCTGGATGGGCAGCGACCGCAATAAAGAATTGCTGATGTATCTCAACAAGCTCTATAAAGAGAAGCTGCTGGATCCGCAATTGTTCTCGCAGAAGGAAGCGGAATACCTGGCGAAGCAAGGCTCGGGCAAAACGGGATTCTTCTTCGACCAAACGAACAACAACTTCCTGCCGATTCAAAACCAGTACGTAGGCATCGCACCTCCGGCCGGTCCGCACGGGGACAGGCTGCAGGCGCAAACCGCTCCGATCGCTCGGGATTTCGGCGCATTCGCCATCACGTCCGAGAACAAATATCCGGAAATCACGATGCGTTGGATCGACTATTTCTACAGCGACGCAGGCTCCACCTTGCTGCGGTTCGGCAGGGAAGGCGAGCAATACGAGCTGAAGGACGGCATTCCGTACTACAAGGACGATTTTCTGGCGAAAGAGGGCGCTCAAGGGAAAATGACGCCGTATGCCGGCGGAGGAGCCCCGCATATCATCAGCGAAAAGGTCGCGTCCTTCATCAACCCGCCGCAGGTTCAAGAAGCCCAAAAGCAGCTGGATCCGTATATGCCGAAGGTGAAGTACGGCGCGCCGATGTTCGATGAGCAAACGGCGCAAGAGGTTAACCTGCTGCGCAACGACCTCGACAAGTATTATGAGGAGCAAAGCACGAAGTTCATCGCGGGCGCCCTCAGCTTCGATAAGTGGGAAGAATTCCAGTCTACGCTGAAGAAGCTGAAGATCGACCAATTGCAGAAGTACTATCAAGATGCGTACGACAAGATGAAGCAATAA